In a single window of the Dehalococcoidia bacterium genome:
- a CDS encoding Ldh family oxidoreductase → MGTTTRFSAQTLIDFTAAVLARVGLSEEDARRGAEILVDADLMGIDSHGIAHLNAHRGYAPGIKAGLVNPRPRIRAERETAATALLDGDRGFGLTVGHFAMRLAMEKARMAGCGMVTVRNSRHFGAAGYYALMATHEDMIGMAMTNAAPWMVPTNAKSKMIGTNPIAVAAPAGSEQPFLCDLATTAVAMGKLEIAEREGKPIPAGWALDENAQSTVDIARVRRGGGLTPLGSDGATSSYKGYALGQVVDLFCGVLSGAGFSIILERGASAAGHFFGAWRVDAFRDPAEFKAMVDEMQRTFRTAEPAPGAERVLLPGQREFEARAERTAQGIPLHESVVRTLVDLAAELGIAAPAPLAPQPAPA, encoded by the coding sequence ATGGGTACGACCACCCGGTTCAGCGCGCAGACGCTGATCGACTTCACGGCCGCGGTGCTGGCCCGCGTGGGTCTGAGCGAGGAGGACGCGCGGCGCGGCGCCGAGATCCTCGTCGACGCCGACCTGATGGGGATCGACTCCCACGGCATCGCGCATCTGAACGCGCACCGCGGCTACGCGCCGGGCATCAAGGCCGGCCTGGTCAACCCGCGGCCGCGGATCCGCGCCGAACGTGAGACGGCAGCGACCGCCCTGCTCGACGGCGACCGCGGCTTCGGCCTGACCGTAGGCCACTTCGCCATGCGCCTGGCGATGGAGAAAGCGCGGATGGCCGGGTGCGGTATGGTCACGGTGCGCAACAGCCGCCACTTCGGCGCCGCCGGCTACTATGCGCTGATGGCTACGCATGAGGACATGATCGGCATGGCGATGACCAACGCCGCGCCGTGGATGGTGCCGACGAACGCGAAGAGCAAGATGATCGGGACCAACCCGATCGCCGTGGCCGCGCCGGCGGGAAGTGAGCAGCCCTTCCTCTGCGACCTGGCGACGACCGCCGTGGCGATGGGCAAGCTCGAGATCGCCGAGCGCGAGGGCAAGCCGATTCCGGCGGGCTGGGCGCTGGACGAGAACGCGCAGAGCACCGTTGACATTGCCCGCGTGCGGCGCGGCGGCGGCCTGACGCCGCTCGGCTCGGACGGGGCGACCAGCTCGTACAAGGGCTACGCGCTGGGCCAGGTGGTCGACCTCTTCTGCGGCGTGCTCTCGGGCGCCGGCTTCAGCATAATTCTCGAACGCGGCGCCTCGGCCGCGGGCCACTTCTTCGGCGCCTGGCGCGTGGATGCCTTCCGCGACCCGGCCGAGTTCAAGGCGATGGTCGACGAGATGCAGCGCACGTTTCGTACGGCAGAGCCTGCGCCGGGCGCCGAGCGTGTGTTGCTTCCTGGCCAGCGCGAGTTCGAGGCCCGCGCCGAGCGCACCGCGCAGGGCATCCCGCTGCACGAATCGGTCGTGAGGACGCTTGTCGACCTTGCGGCAGAACTCGGGATTGCGGCGCCGGCGCCGCTGGCCCCACAGCCGGCGCCGGCGTAG
- a CDS encoding aminotransferase class V-fold PLP-dependent enzyme yields the protein MSDNDLLRWRERFPILKTSVYLINNSLGAMPASVRDGLATYADLWEHEGVVAWNSWLPLVRETGNLIAGLIGAPSGSVIMHQNVSTLVSVVASCFDYDGPRRKVVYADSEFPTMHYFWEQQRRLGAEVQYIGTDDQLVVPLERLLSAIDDHTLIVPISHVAFRSSELIDVAAVVQKAHRHGASVLLDSYQATGAVPFDVTALGVDFVVGGSVKWLCGGPGAGYLYVRPDLVERLRPREAGWFSHARPFAFDMGELEYAPGIERFMGGTPGIPALYAAREGYRIVSEVGVERIRARSLQLTARLIARAEDLGLTVNTPTVDARRGGHVTIDFPNAEAVSQELIRRRFIIDYRPGAGIRVSPHFYNTEVECDAFMDELTAIRAQLGN from the coding sequence ATGAGCGACAACGATCTGCTGCGCTGGCGGGAGCGCTTCCCCATCCTCAAGACCTCGGTCTACCTGATCAACAATTCGCTCGGCGCCATGCCCGCCAGCGTGCGCGACGGCCTCGCAACCTACGCCGACTTGTGGGAGCACGAGGGCGTCGTCGCCTGGAATAGCTGGCTGCCGCTGGTGCGCGAGACGGGCAACCTGATCGCCGGCCTGATCGGCGCCCCGTCCGGCAGCGTGATCATGCACCAGAACGTGAGCACGCTGGTCAGCGTCGTCGCCTCGTGCTTCGACTACGATGGGCCGCGGCGCAAGGTCGTCTACGCCGACTCCGAGTTTCCGACGATGCACTACTTCTGGGAGCAGCAACGCCGTCTCGGCGCGGAAGTCCAGTACATCGGCACGGATGACCAACTTGTGGTTCCGCTTGAGCGCCTGCTGTCGGCGATCGACGATCACACGCTAATCGTGCCGATCTCGCACGTCGCCTTCCGCAGCAGCGAGCTGATCGACGTGGCCGCGGTGGTGCAGAAGGCGCATCGGCACGGCGCCTCTGTCCTGCTCGACTCGTACCAGGCGACGGGGGCGGTGCCCTTCGACGTGACCGCGCTGGGCGTCGACTTCGTCGTGGGCGGTTCGGTGAAGTGGCTGTGCGGCGGTCCGGGCGCGGGCTATCTCTACGTGCGCCCCGATCTGGTCGAGCGGCTGCGCCCGCGCGAGGCCGGCTGGTTCTCGCACGCGCGGCCCTTCGCCTTTGACATGGGCGAGCTGGAGTATGCGCCGGGGATCGAGCGCTTCATGGGCGGCACCCCGGGCATTCCCGCCCTCTACGCGGCGCGCGAGGGCTATCGGATCGTCAGCGAGGTCGGCGTGGAGCGCATCCGTGCCCGATCGCTACAGCTCACCGCGCGCCTGATCGCCCGCGCCGAGGATCTGGGGCTGACCGTGAACACGCCAACCGTGGACGCGCGGCGCGGCGGCCACGTCACGATCGACTTCCCCAACGCCGAGGCCGTTTCGCAGGAACTGATCCGGCGGCGCTTCATCATCGATTACCGGCCGGGCGCCGGTATCCGCGTGTCGCCGCACTTCTACAACACCGAGGTCGAGTGCGACGCCTTCATGGACGAGTTGACGGCGATCCGCGCCCAGCTCGGCAACTGA
- a CDS encoding SelA-like pyridoxal phosphate-dependent enzyme, translating into MGLLDDLHVSPVINAAGRLTALGGSALGEAAIAAMAEAARTHVDLAALRHAAGAEIARLAGAEAGTVTAGASAGLVMAVAGCIAGTDSAAIARLPHSRGLSNRVPIQPGHLVDFGAPIEQMIRLGGGRPVPVGTVNNVRPRDLEAAIEAGGVACAMFVVSHHCAQVNGLPLAAWLEICHARDVPVVVDAAAEEDLRRYLAAGADLVAYSGGKAFEGPTSGVLLGRADLVAAADAQFAGVARPMKVGKEDMLGLVAALREYLCRNMAEERERQAGVIAAIRAPAGVLPGIELRVVPDEAGRPIERLALVCTPERARSLAAALAAGTPPIRTRNHHLDEGVVLIDPRAVSADEAELIGRRLAELGGATDAAG; encoded by the coding sequence ATGGGGCTGCTGGACGACTTGCATGTCTCGCCCGTGATCAATGCCGCCGGCAGGCTGACGGCGCTCGGCGGCAGCGCCCTGGGCGAGGCGGCGATCGCGGCGATGGCCGAAGCGGCGCGAACACATGTCGACCTGGCCGCGCTGCGTCACGCGGCGGGCGCCGAGATCGCGCGGCTCGCCGGCGCCGAGGCCGGGACGGTTACGGCCGGCGCCAGCGCGGGCCTGGTGATGGCCGTGGCGGGCTGCATCGCCGGCACGGACAGCGCCGCCATCGCCCGCCTGCCGCACAGCCGCGGCCTGTCCAACCGCGTGCCGATCCAGCCGGGCCACCTGGTCGACTTCGGCGCCCCGATCGAGCAGATGATCCGTCTCGGCGGTGGCCGGCCGGTCCCGGTGGGCACGGTCAACAACGTGCGGCCGCGCGATCTGGAGGCGGCGATCGAGGCGGGAGGCGTCGCCTGCGCGATGTTCGTGGTCTCGCACCACTGCGCGCAGGTGAACGGGCTGCCGCTCGCGGCCTGGCTGGAGATCTGCCATGCGCGCGACGTGCCGGTGGTCGTCGATGCGGCCGCGGAGGAGGATCTGCGCCGCTACCTCGCCGCCGGCGCCGACCTGGTGGCGTACAGCGGCGGCAAGGCGTTCGAGGGTCCAACCAGCGGCGTGCTGCTCGGGCGAGCGGATCTGGTTGCGGCTGCGGATGCCCAGTTCGCCGGGGTGGCGCGGCCGATGAAGGTGGGCAAGGAGGACATGCTCGGCCTGGTGGCCGCGCTCCGCGAGTATCTGTGTCGCAATATGGCCGAGGAGCGAGAGCGGCAGGCCGGAGTGATCGCCGCCATCCGTGCGCCGGCCGGCGTGCTGCCCGGCATTGAGCTGCGCGTCGTGCCGGACGAAGCCGGCCGGCCGATCGAACGCCTGGCGCTGGTTTGCACGCCGGAACGAGCGCGGTCGCTGGCCGCCGCCCTCGCCGCGGGCACGCCGCCGATCCGCACGCGCAATCACCATCTCGACGAAGGCGTGGTGCTCATCGACCCGCGTGCCGTCTCGGCCGACGAGGCAGAGCTGATCGGCCGGCGGCTGGCGGAGCTGGGCGGGGCGACGGATGCCGCCGGCTGA
- a CDS encoding SDR family oxidoreductase produces the protein MTQRLAGKTAIVTGGGNGIGRATALAMAEAGARVAILDLQPEAVARVEAEIRAAGGACVGVAGDITAPDVVERTVAEALAAFGAIDVLVNNVGGGGGQADILGLSRESWNRCLEVTLTSVFAMSRAVLPHLLTRGSGSIINIGSTRGVSARAGAAGYATAKAGVIHLTKCIALDYAAGGVRCNCICPGAIATERTVQIAAALEEPAAFAAMLDGASPEQAARLVRLRDDPAARAALLEGSAPLRRRGEPRDVALAAVYLASDEARYVTGAVLMVDGGRSA, from the coding sequence GTGACGCAGCGACTGGCAGGAAAGACGGCGATCGTTACGGGCGGCGGCAACGGCATCGGCCGCGCCACGGCGCTGGCGATGGCCGAAGCCGGCGCGCGCGTGGCGATCCTCGATCTGCAGCCCGAGGCCGTGGCGCGGGTGGAAGCAGAGATCCGCGCCGCCGGCGGCGCCTGCGTGGGCGTCGCCGGCGACATCACCGCGCCGGACGTGGTGGAGCGGACGGTCGCGGAAGCGCTCGCGGCCTTCGGCGCCATCGACGTGCTGGTGAACAATGTCGGCGGTGGCGGCGGACAGGCGGATATCCTCGGCCTCTCGCGCGAGAGCTGGAACCGCTGTTTGGAGGTGACGCTCACGTCGGTCTTCGCGATGTCGCGGGCGGTGCTGCCGCACCTGCTCACCCGTGGCAGCGGCAGCATCATCAACATCGGCTCCACGCGCGGTGTCAGCGCCCGTGCCGGCGCCGCGGGCTACGCCACGGCGAAGGCGGGCGTGATTCACCTGACCAAATGCATCGCGCTCGACTACGCCGCGGGCGGCGTACGCTGCAACTGCATTTGCCCGGGCGCCATCGCCACGGAGCGCACCGTGCAGATCGCGGCGGCGCTTGAGGAGCCCGCGGCGTTCGCCGCGATGCTTGACGGCGCGTCGCCGGAGCAAGCGGCCCGCCTCGTTCGCCTGCGCGACGATCCGGCCGCGCGGGCCGCACTGCTCGAGGGCTCGGCGCCGCTGCGCCGCCGCGGCGAGCCGCGGGACGTGGCCCTGGCCGCCGTCTACCTCGCCAGCGACGAGGCACGCTACGTGACCGGCGCCGTCTTGATGGTGGACGGCGGCCGTTCGGCCTGA
- a CDS encoding BadF/BadG/BcrA/BcrD ATPase family protein, whose product MRLLALDGGGSKTVCLIADELGRVRGWGSGGPSNLSFVSPEAAGAAIGGAIEAALRRAGVAGAGEPAVDVALCSGPVRPTFLEEAVRRVVRCAAYRLAPEADACLASAGAEFGALVLAGTGSFEYARGHDGRAHRCDGWGTLFGDEGSAYDIARRALIAVARAEDGRGPQTALREAVLAHFGVDSFRAVSRRIYEENLPREQIARLAPLVAPLADVDEAARALLRDAAEALARGVLTCLAATGLGAEDFTLALCGGAFRAGRALIEPLLTAVQAVAPGALPVRPRFEPVYGALRLAFRCATLDWNDAHERAFADSVAESAQAAELAALVCAG is encoded by the coding sequence ATGCGGTTGCTCGCGCTGGACGGCGGCGGCAGCAAGACGGTCTGCCTAATCGCGGACGAACTCGGGCGTGTGCGCGGCTGGGGCAGCGGCGGGCCATCAAACCTCAGCTTCGTCTCGCCCGAGGCGGCCGGCGCGGCGATCGGCGGCGCCATCGAGGCAGCGCTGCGCCGCGCGGGTGTTGCGGGCGCGGGCGAACCGGCGGTCGATGTCGCGCTGTGCAGCGGACCGGTGCGCCCGACGTTTCTGGAGGAAGCGGTCAGGCGAGTGGTCCGGTGCGCCGCGTATCGCCTCGCACCGGAGGCCGACGCTTGCCTCGCCAGCGCCGGCGCAGAGTTCGGCGCGCTGGTGCTGGCCGGCACCGGCAGCTTCGAGTACGCCCGCGGGCACGATGGCCGCGCGCACCGCTGCGACGGCTGGGGAACGCTGTTTGGCGACGAGGGCAGCGCCTACGACATCGCCCGCCGCGCCCTGATCGCTGTCGCCCGCGCCGAGGACGGCCGCGGGCCGCAAACCGCGCTGCGCGAAGCGGTGCTCGCGCACTTCGGCGTGGATTCGTTCCGCGCCGTGAGCCGCCGCATCTACGAAGAAAACCTGCCACGCGAGCAGATCGCCCGCCTCGCGCCGTTGGTCGCCCCCTTGGCCGACGTGGACGAGGCCGCCCGCGCGCTGCTGCGCGACGCCGCCGAGGCGCTGGCACGCGGCGTGCTGACCTGTCTCGCCGCAACGGGACTCGGCGCCGAGGACTTCACCCTGGCGCTGTGCGGCGGCGCCTTTCGCGCCGGCCGTGCGCTGATCGAGCCGCTGCTGACGGCGGTGCAGGCGGTCGCGCCCGGCGCCCTGCCCGTGCGCCCGCGCTTCGAGCCGGTCTACGGCGCATTGCGTCTCGCCTTCCGTTGCGCCACGCTCGACTGGAACGATGCGCACGAGCGGGCCTTCGCCGATTCCGTTGCTGAATCAGCCCAGGCTGCGGAGCTGGCGGCGCTGGTGTGTGCGGGCTGA